One genomic region from Natrinema caseinilyticum encodes:
- a CDS encoding TOBE domain-containing protein, whose translation MEKEFDPYLRIDDVTVDRSDAAMLRAIDDCGSLSGAAEALERSYPRLQQRVVALEEAIGPLVERTRGGADGGGSSLTEAAWGLLERFDRLVAAYEGVARVDETVFSGPVVDRDGELATVETAVGTILAVVPADTRTAGVTIRSDAVSLHSPSDAPPAGGTSVRNRFPGTVTWLEAGDAVARVGIALENGSNPDGEAVPELVALVTRRSVEALGLEAGRSIVASVKATAARGVAIEAHDGRDVDG comes from the coding sequence ATGGAAAAGGAGTTCGACCCCTACCTGCGAATCGACGACGTGACCGTCGATCGCAGCGACGCGGCGATGCTTCGTGCGATCGACGATTGCGGCTCGCTGTCCGGTGCGGCCGAGGCGCTCGAGCGCTCGTATCCGCGTCTCCAGCAGCGCGTGGTGGCGCTCGAGGAGGCGATCGGGCCCCTGGTCGAGCGCACCCGCGGCGGGGCGGACGGGGGCGGCAGTTCCCTGACGGAGGCCGCCTGGGGCCTCCTCGAGCGGTTCGATCGGTTGGTCGCAGCCTACGAGGGCGTCGCTCGGGTCGACGAGACGGTCTTTTCGGGACCGGTCGTCGACCGGGACGGCGAACTCGCGACCGTCGAGACCGCGGTCGGGACGATCCTCGCGGTCGTCCCCGCCGACACCCGGACCGCCGGGGTGACGATTCGATCCGACGCCGTCAGCCTTCACTCCCCCAGCGACGCGCCGCCGGCCGGGGGAACCAGCGTGCGAAACCGTTTCCCCGGGACCGTCACCTGGCTCGAGGCCGGCGACGCCGTCGCTCGAGTGGGGATCGCGCTCGAAAACGGATCGAATCCCGACGGCGAAGCGGTCCCGGAACTCGTGGCGCTGGTCACTCGTCGGAGCGTCGAGGCACTGGGACTCGAGGCCGGCCGGTCGATCGTCGCCTCGGTGAAGGCGACGGCGGCCCGCGGCGTTGCGATCGAGGCCCACGACGGACGCGACGTCGACGGGTGA